In a genomic window of Alcanivorax sp.:
- a CDS encoding SDR family oxidoreductase, with product MQTFKGKTALITGASSGIGEEMARQLAVSGCNLILVARRTERMLALKSTLPSVSVSVITADLSDPLAPQYVFDEVRRRGLRVDMLINNAGFGLQKPLLAVDQLGMVDVNVRSLLALTQLFAVPMAQRGEGWVLNVSSVSAWFPIPGMATYAASKACVLHLSRALHEEWKSAGIAVTALCPGGTRTEFSSIARARMDPDLEKAMMPAEVVAAAGLKALAQGKAVVVPGALYRMMVALVRVLPASWVTRLAGKVMGRHH from the coding sequence ATGCAGACCTTCAAGGGCAAAACCGCGCTGATTACCGGTGCGTCTAGCGGTATTGGTGAAGAAATGGCCCGTCAGCTTGCGGTTTCCGGCTGCAATCTGATTCTGGTGGCACGGCGCACGGAGCGGATGCTGGCGTTGAAATCGACATTGCCTTCGGTGTCGGTGAGCGTGATTACGGCGGATTTGTCCGATCCCCTGGCGCCACAATATGTGTTCGACGAGGTGCGGCGTCGGGGTTTACGTGTCGATATGCTGATCAACAATGCCGGTTTCGGTTTGCAGAAGCCTCTGTTGGCGGTGGACCAGTTGGGCATGGTCGATGTGAACGTCCGCAGCCTGCTGGCGTTAACGCAGCTCTTTGCCGTGCCAATGGCACAGCGTGGCGAGGGCTGGGTGCTCAATGTGAGTTCTGTCTCCGCCTGGTTCCCAATACCGGGAATGGCTACCTACGCAGCCAGCAAGGCCTGTGTGCTGCACCTGAGTCGCGCCCTCCACGAAGAGTGGAAGTCAGCGGGTATAGCGGTGACAGCCCTGTGCCCCGGTGGAACCCGTACCGAGTTCTCGTCCATTGCGCGCGCCAGAATGGATCCTGACCTCGAAAAGGCGATGATGCCGGCGGAGGTGGTGGCAGCGGCAGGATTGAAAGCGCTGGCCCAGGGAAAAGCGGTGGTGGTGCCCGGTGCTTTGTATCGGATGATGGTTGCCCTTGTGCGGGTCTTGCCCGCTAGCTGGGTGACGCGCCTGGCGGGGAAGGTGATGGGGCGCCATCACTGA
- a CDS encoding NAD(P)/FAD-dependent oxidoreductase gives MQPRETIDTAIIGAGVIGLAIARALAPSRSVVLLDQENHFGEHLSSRNSEVIHAGLYYPPNSLKARLCLRGNALLYRYCQEQSIPYRQCGKLVVANEEQQDALEQLHHNALDSGAAGLHRCSQQWLHQQEPWLHASEALLSELSGILDSHGLMARLDEQAQAHHALLCYRHRVRRIDCQHDHFLLHVDSDDGPFELQCRQLINAAGLGAVSLLKRCHGFPQQHIPEQRLARGNYFSLSGRSPTRRLIYPLPEADGLGIHLTVDLAGNARFGPDVEWIDHRDYQVNESRRPQFEAAIRRYWPALAPRRLSPAYAGIRPKLFVNGAPYRDFLIQGEKEHGIKGMINLLGIESPGLTAALAIAEDIANLG, from the coding sequence GTGCAACCACGGGAAACCATCGATACCGCCATTATCGGCGCTGGCGTTATCGGCCTGGCCATCGCCCGTGCACTTGCGCCCTCAAGATCCGTGGTGCTGCTCGATCAGGAAAACCACTTTGGCGAGCACCTCTCATCCCGCAACAGCGAAGTTATCCATGCCGGCCTCTATTACCCGCCAAACTCCCTGAAAGCCCGCCTGTGTCTGCGCGGAAACGCTCTGCTTTACCGGTATTGCCAGGAACAGAGTATTCCCTACCGGCAGTGCGGCAAACTGGTCGTGGCCAATGAAGAACAACAGGACGCACTGGAGCAACTGCATCACAACGCGCTGGACAGCGGCGCCGCCGGATTACACCGCTGCAGCCAGCAATGGCTGCATCAACAGGAACCCTGGCTCCACGCCAGCGAGGCACTGCTCAGCGAACTCAGTGGCATCCTCGACAGCCATGGGCTGATGGCGCGACTTGACGAGCAGGCACAGGCGCACCATGCCCTGCTCTGCTATCGCCACCGGGTGCGGCGGATCGACTGCCAACACGATCATTTCCTGCTGCACGTGGACAGCGACGACGGCCCCTTCGAGTTGCAATGCCGGCAACTGATCAACGCCGCCGGTCTGGGTGCCGTATCGCTACTGAAACGCTGCCATGGATTCCCCCAGCAACACATCCCCGAGCAGCGACTGGCCCGGGGCAACTACTTTTCCCTGAGCGGTCGCAGCCCCACCCGCAGGCTGATCTATCCATTACCGGAAGCAGACGGTCTGGGCATTCACCTCACCGTGGATCTCGCTGGTAACGCCCGTTTTGGCCCGGATGTGGAATGGATCGATCATCGAGATTATCAAGTCAACGAGTCACGGCGGCCGCAGTTCGAGGCCGCAATACGTCGTTACTGGCCAGCCCTTGCCCCCCGAAGACTCTCGCCCGCCTATGCGGGTATTCGACCCAAGTTATTCGTCAACGGAGCACCCTACCGGGATTTTCTGATACAGGGAGAAAAGGAACACGGCATCAAAGGCATGATCAATCTATTGGGAATAGAATCCCCCGGACTGACCGCAGCACTGGCCATTGCGGAAGACATCGCCAACCTCGGTTAA
- a CDS encoding LTA synthase family protein — MTWLKSRRLHYLLAMTALFFSLMVILRAVFYFGFSEVPSTPDVDSEAVLSALGIGLRFDLRLALLMMLPLAALAYLPRFNLLNSRLMRLLAHGYLIVALTLLGLTYILDFGHYAYLGERLNVTALRFLQDTRDSTLMVWESYPVIWITLGLVAGVAGSYWLARVAERKLLQRTAAGISGLQATVGFLVCFALFFFAILGRVSNINILNPIPLRWSEAFVSGDRAIGALGLNPVLYFRDTLLIPVSPFDKEKVAEYYPLMAEHLGIPEDQRQDLNFVRMVDVQNHKLDYERPPNVVFVMLESLGASRVSSYGLPVESTPNLDQLGNDGWRFENFYVPVTGTAKTIWATFTGIPDVAPTESASRNPLTSHQRTVLNEFEGYRNFYFIGGNAGWANLDGLVQQSIDGLELYEEGDWKAPDVDVWGISDLELFRESNQILADLPDDQPFFAFIQTAGNHRPFTIPDNNGDFQPRTDLSDEELAKFGFRSAAQFNAVRLLDYNVGEYMKWARESDYFDNTIFVFFGDHSNRITTLPHMPAMDQLGLESNHVPHIIYAPRYLKPRVIQDAVGLIDVLPTVAGMLGLNYRNTTLGRDFQIPAPEGDRANFVVLREGPNPIYGMVTKDFLVQMNADGSNATLHDLHSDTPKRDVAAEHPAVFDRLFKLARGQYETARYMFYDNVDD; from the coding sequence ATGACCTGGTTGAAATCACGACGCCTGCATTACCTGCTGGCCATGACGGCATTGTTTTTCAGCCTGATGGTCATTCTGCGGGCCGTTTTCTATTTCGGCTTTTCCGAAGTCCCGTCCACACCGGATGTGGATTCAGAAGCCGTGCTCAGCGCCCTGGGGATCGGGTTGCGTTTCGACCTGCGCCTGGCCCTGCTGATGATGCTCCCCTTGGCCGCACTGGCCTATTTGCCACGCTTCAATCTGTTAAACAGCCGCCTGATGCGCTTGCTTGCCCACGGCTATCTGATCGTTGCGCTGACGCTGCTCGGCCTTACCTACATTCTCGACTTTGGCCATTACGCCTATCTGGGCGAGCGCCTGAACGTCACTGCCCTGCGCTTCCTGCAAGACACCCGCGATTCCACTCTGATGGTCTGGGAAAGCTATCCGGTAATCTGGATTACCCTGGGCCTGGTTGCCGGCGTGGCGGGCAGTTACTGGCTGGCCCGGGTTGCCGAACGCAAGCTGCTGCAGCGAACCGCCGCCGGCATCTCCGGACTCCAGGCCACTGTCGGTTTTCTGGTCTGCTTTGCCCTGTTCTTCTTTGCCATTCTTGGCCGGGTCAGCAATATCAATATCCTTAACCCCATTCCGCTGCGCTGGAGTGAAGCCTTTGTGTCTGGCGATCGGGCTATCGGCGCCCTGGGTCTGAACCCGGTCCTCTACTTTCGCGATACCCTGCTGATTCCCGTGTCCCCCTTCGACAAGGAAAAAGTCGCCGAGTATTACCCGCTCATGGCCGAGCACCTCGGCATTCCCGAAGATCAACGCCAGGATCTGAATTTCGTGCGCATGGTGGATGTGCAGAACCACAAACTCGACTATGAACGCCCACCGAATGTGGTCTTTGTGATGCTGGAATCATTGGGGGCAAGTCGTGTCAGCAGCTACGGATTGCCGGTGGAAAGCACCCCCAACCTGGACCAGCTGGGTAACGATGGTTGGCGTTTCGAAAACTTCTATGTCCCTGTGACCGGTACCGCCAAAACCATCTGGGCCACCTTCACCGGTATCCCCGATGTGGCGCCCACGGAAAGTGCCAGCCGCAATCCGTTGACCAGCCACCAGCGTACTGTGCTGAATGAATTCGAGGGCTATCGAAATTTCTATTTCATTGGCGGCAATGCCGGCTGGGCCAACCTGGACGGTCTGGTTCAACAAAGCATCGACGGCCTGGAACTCTACGAGGAAGGTGACTGGAAAGCACCGGATGTGGATGTCTGGGGAATTTCCGACCTGGAACTGTTCCGCGAATCCAACCAGATTCTCGCCGATCTCCCGGATGATCAGCCGTTCTTTGCCTTCATCCAGACCGCCGGTAACCATCGTCCTTTCACCATCCCCGACAACAACGGTGACTTTCAGCCGCGTACCGACCTCTCCGATGAAGAGCTGGCCAAGTTCGGGTTCCGCAGCGCCGCCCAGTTCAACGCGGTACGCCTGCTGGATTACAACGTGGGCGAGTACATGAAATGGGCACGGGAAAGTGATTACTTCGACAACACCATCTTTGTCTTCTTCGGTGATCACAGCAACCGCATCACCACCCTGCCCCATATGCCGGCCATGGACCAGTTGGGGCTGGAAAGCAATCATGTGCCGCACATTATCTATGCGCCCCGTTACCTCAAACCAAGGGTTATCCAGGACGCCGTCGGCCTGATAGACGTGTTACCCACCGTTGCCGGGATGCTGGGGCTGAACTATCGCAACACCACGCTGGGCCGGGATTTCCAGATTCCTGCTCCGGAAGGGGATCGCGCCAATTTTGTCGTGCTGCGTGAGGGTCCCAACCCCATCTACGGCATGGTAACGAAAGATTTTCTGGTGCAAATGAATGCGGATGGCAGCAACGCCACCCTGCATGATCTGCATAGTGATACCCCGAAGCGGGACGTGGCCGCAGAGCACCCGGCAGTCTTCGACCGGCTGTTCAAGCTGGCTCGCGGGCAATACGAAACCGCCCGCTACATGTTCTACGACAACGTGGACGACTAA
- a CDS encoding thioesterase family protein → MNFDEILATVDGQGNGVMPEGWGQGRALFGGLVGAVLFDHLEKTVAAGRTLRSFSLSFVAPMAPGPISLHSEVFREGKSVMQAMVSARQEGQVVAAMLVSLGAARESRVIVAPPSAPAMPAPDRCIELPFIAGLTPDFLQHFQMRYADGMPPFSGSEVPDFSGYMGFRAPPQAMSTAALIALVDTWPPSVLPMLKKPAPASSLTWTMELLDDPQSRPADTLWQYRVKTDHSSDGYGQSQATIWDGEGKAVALSRQTFTVFA, encoded by the coding sequence ATGAATTTCGACGAGATCCTGGCCACGGTGGATGGTCAGGGTAATGGTGTCATGCCGGAAGGCTGGGGTCAGGGGCGCGCCCTGTTCGGTGGTCTGGTTGGTGCTGTGTTGTTTGACCATCTGGAAAAAACTGTGGCTGCAGGCAGGACGTTGCGCAGTTTTTCCTTGTCTTTTGTGGCGCCCATGGCGCCGGGGCCGATCAGCCTGCACAGTGAGGTGTTCCGGGAAGGGAAATCGGTGATGCAGGCGATGGTGTCGGCCCGCCAGGAGGGTCAGGTGGTTGCTGCCATGCTGGTGAGTCTGGGCGCGGCCCGGGAGTCGCGAGTGATTGTGGCGCCGCCCTCGGCACCGGCCATGCCGGCACCGGACCGTTGTATCGAGCTGCCTTTCATTGCCGGTCTGACACCGGATTTTCTGCAACACTTCCAGATGCGCTATGCGGATGGCATGCCCCCGTTCAGTGGCAGTGAGGTGCCGGATTTCAGTGGTTATATGGGCTTTCGAGCACCGCCGCAGGCCATGAGCACGGCAGCGTTGATCGCGCTGGTCGATACCTGGCCACCTTCCGTATTACCTATGTTGAAGAAACCGGCCCCGGCAAGTTCGCTGACCTGGACCATGGAGTTGCTCGATGATCCGCAGTCGCGCCCCGCAGATACCCTGTGGCAGTATCGGGTAAAGACGGATCACAGCAGCGACGGCTACGGCCAGAGCCAGGCTACGATCTGGGACGGGGAAGGCAAGGCGGTGGCGTTGAGCCGCCAGACATTTACGGTATTTGCATGA
- a CDS encoding 1-acyl-sn-glycerol-3-phosphate acyltransferase — protein sequence MKTELPPIMAKTLGERVPRRGHWLLAGLGRVILSAMGWRIVGTLPNVDRAVLAVAPHTSNMDGLVGISAIQCLRIHVKFMAKHTLFEGRLGRLMVWLGGIPVNRDSADDVVDQTTSVMREKPFWLGIAPEGTRDGAARWKTGFYRIAEQMQIPIVVIGFCYQRRQIRIVGSFMPTGDMERDMARIVQALADIVPRRPDRLSGPLRKTGQQKAHRE from the coding sequence ATGAAAACAGAATTACCGCCGATCATGGCGAAAACCCTGGGGGAACGGGTGCCCCGCCGCGGGCACTGGCTGCTGGCTGGCCTGGGCCGGGTGATTCTGTCGGCCATGGGCTGGCGGATTGTCGGGACCCTGCCTAATGTGGATCGTGCGGTCCTGGCTGTGGCGCCGCACACCTCCAATATGGATGGCCTGGTGGGTATCAGTGCGATTCAGTGCCTGCGGATACATGTGAAGTTCATGGCTAAACACACCCTTTTCGAGGGGCGGCTGGGCCGTCTGATGGTCTGGTTGGGTGGAATACCGGTGAACCGGGACAGTGCGGACGATGTGGTGGATCAGACCACCTCTGTAATGAGAGAAAAACCGTTCTGGCTGGGCATTGCACCGGAGGGGACCCGGGATGGGGCAGCGCGCTGGAAAACCGGTTTCTACCGGATAGCCGAACAGATGCAGATCCCTATCGTGGTGATTGGTTTCTGTTACCAGCGACGCCAGATTCGTATTGTTGGCAGCTTTATGCCCACGGGTGATATGGAGCGCGATATGGCGAGAATTGTTCAGGCGCTAGCCGATATTGTTCCCCGTCGACCGGATCGCTTGTCCGGCCCGTTACGGAAGACTGGACAGCAAAAGGCGCATCGCGAATAA
- a CDS encoding GAF domain-containing protein, which translates to MPAASEAAISKNQEGVLRNALDSLLVTFDGELEARYREHAHQRARDLISHSVYLLGLLYLLVVLPVMLLVDTADMVAWRNYGVYPIAVALVALWCSTRLSLLKPHTIGVMYLALSLALTGTLLGAIRFDGLFPGQISAFETIYILIIGFSILRLPPRQTLTSCLCALAAALLVAVLQRWSLPLLSMLLYFVIPLIICALNGYILDVSARRNFANNLLLESESSQLARWREQAEKDTLRQQQLNLFLERIAGNLTPEQLLDRVLGYLIEQIDAKAGAAYTLEEQELVRQAGWGLNASAAERRRLPQDETLLGAALDQKLLIQQHTVPEGYLDLEVGEGKRKPATLLLWPIHQGELALGIVEVAGSQPFSAADEALLNELHRPLAFALQSAQRRQQFLGRMDSQDSAAQA; encoded by the coding sequence ATGCCCGCAGCATCGGAAGCAGCGATCAGCAAAAACCAGGAAGGCGTCCTGCGCAATGCGCTCGACAGTCTGCTGGTCACCTTTGATGGCGAGCTGGAGGCCCGCTACCGGGAACACGCTCACCAGCGTGCCCGGGACCTGATCAGCCACTCGGTCTATCTGCTCGGCTTGCTGTATCTGCTGGTGGTACTGCCGGTGATGCTGCTGGTGGATACCGCAGACATGGTCGCCTGGCGCAATTACGGGGTTTACCCCATCGCCGTGGCACTGGTGGCCCTGTGGTGCAGCACCCGCCTTTCCTTGCTCAAGCCCCATACCATCGGCGTCATGTATCTGGCCCTGAGCCTGGCCCTCACCGGCACCCTGCTCGGTGCTATCCGTTTCGACGGGCTTTTCCCCGGACAGATTTCCGCTTTTGAAACCATCTATATCCTGATTATCGGCTTTTCCATTCTGCGACTGCCGCCTCGACAGACACTCACCAGTTGCCTGTGCGCCCTGGCAGCAGCCCTGCTGGTTGCCGTGCTTCAGCGATGGTCCCTGCCGTTGCTATCCATGCTGCTGTACTTTGTCATTCCGCTGATCATCTGTGCGCTCAATGGCTATATTCTGGATGTCAGCGCCCGCCGTAACTTTGCCAACAACCTGCTGCTGGAAAGCGAATCCTCACAACTGGCACGCTGGCGAGAACAGGCGGAGAAAGACACCCTGCGCCAACAACAGCTCAATCTGTTTCTGGAACGCATTGCCGGCAACCTGACGCCAGAGCAGCTTCTCGACCGGGTGCTTGGCTATCTGATTGAGCAGATCGACGCGAAAGCCGGGGCCGCCTACACCCTGGAGGAGCAGGAACTGGTCCGGCAGGCAGGCTGGGGGCTCAACGCCAGCGCGGCCGAACGGCGCCGACTGCCCCAAGATGAAACCCTGCTCGGTGCCGCCTTGGACCAGAAGCTGCTGATACAGCAACATACCGTGCCGGAAGGCTATCTGGATCTGGAAGTCGGGGAAGGAAAACGCAAACCTGCCACCCTGCTACTGTGGCCGATCCATCAGGGGGAATTGGCGTTGGGCATTGTGGAAGTCGCCGGATCCCAACCGTTCTCCGCTGCCGATGAGGCCTTGCTCAACGAGCTGCATCGCCCCCTGGCCTTTGCATTGCAATCGGCCCAGCGTCGACAGCAGTTTCTCGGTCGCATGGACAGCCAGGACAGTGCCGCTCAGGCCTGA
- a CDS encoding acyl-CoA-binding protein yields the protein MTDTARFEQAQKDVKTLDRKPGNDDLLFLYAHFKQGSAGDVSGKRPGMLDMVGRAKYDAWAKLKGMSADDAKQKYIDKVDSLLKSHKG from the coding sequence ATGACCGATACTGCCCGTTTTGAACAAGCCCAAAAGGATGTGAAAACCCTGGATCGCAAACCCGGCAACGATGATCTGCTGTTTCTCTACGCCCATTTCAAGCAGGGCAGTGCCGGTGATGTCAGTGGCAAGCGGCCAGGGATGCTGGATATGGTGGGCCGTGCCAAATACGATGCCTGGGCCAAGCTCAAGGGCATGTCTGCGGATGACGCCAAGCAGAAGTACATCGACAAGGTGGACAGCCTGCTGAAAAGCCATAAGGGCTGA
- a CDS encoding tetratricopeptide repeat protein yields MRAITLAVSFLLGTLVPPTLQAAAADCRADTSHTLVLSTRDQQLLEVLGAHASNSHTPGLIRYNDQAGSINKPILGNYARLRLAAMALRDGDTDFARQQLSQVEQNSPAAVDAALLLAESYRRDGDRQRARTWFVRIAARFPGNPRAVSGLVLAGDDWRKQGAMEQALPVYNLALNKVAENMKALQTLADDPDRLYRSLTNSVAGNSTTVMDQLVLAMVRDRDSQVLDATRKLINASNVRKCLHEQEKTLHNAIQHATARDLSNGAFRTAARREKAATEQEIADLQRVLANAPNAEDFQVRLTEARDRLQRINERLQRLGSTALPPELEERKRQMQTNKQRVETEIEDARQQVRQALKAQLPELQRFYRNLAGEAQLGKAQLLQARG; encoded by the coding sequence ATGAGAGCAATCACCCTGGCCGTTTCCTTTCTTCTAGGCACGCTGGTGCCCCCAACCCTGCAAGCCGCTGCTGCAGACTGCCGGGCTGATACCTCGCATACTCTGGTGCTCTCTACCCGTGACCAGCAATTACTTGAGGTTCTGGGAGCCCATGCCAGCAACAGCCATACCCCCGGCCTGATCCGCTACAACGACCAGGCTGGCAGCATCAACAAACCCATTCTCGGCAACTATGCCCGCCTGCGTCTGGCCGCCATGGCACTGCGTGATGGCGATACCGATTTCGCCCGCCAGCAATTGAGCCAGGTGGAACAAAACAGTCCCGCCGCCGTGGATGCCGCCCTGTTACTGGCAGAGAGCTACCGCCGGGACGGAGACCGGCAACGGGCCCGGACCTGGTTCGTGCGCATCGCTGCCCGTTTTCCCGGCAATCCCAGGGCCGTTTCCGGGCTGGTCCTGGCCGGCGATGACTGGCGTAAACAGGGAGCCATGGAACAGGCCCTGCCAGTCTATAACCTGGCCCTGAATAAAGTGGCCGAAAACATGAAGGCATTACAAACCTTGGCGGATGACCCCGACCGGCTCTACCGCTCGCTAACCAACAGCGTTGCCGGAAACAGCACCACAGTGATGGATCAACTCGTTCTGGCCATGGTTCGTGACAGGGACAGCCAGGTGCTGGATGCCACCCGCAAGCTGATCAACGCCAGCAATGTGCGCAAGTGTCTTCACGAGCAGGAAAAAACACTCCATAACGCCATTCAGCATGCCACTGCCAGGGATCTCTCCAATGGTGCTTTTCGCACTGCAGCACGACGGGAAAAAGCCGCCACCGAACAGGAAATCGCTGACCTGCAACGGGTGCTGGCTAATGCCCCGAATGCGGAAGACTTCCAGGTCCGCCTGACTGAGGCGCGGGATCGGCTACAACGTATCAACGAACGGCTGCAAAGGCTGGGCAGCACGGCCCTGCCCCCGGAACTGGAAGAACGTAAGAGGCAGATGCAGACGAACAAACAACGGGTGGAAACGGAGATTGAGGATGCCCGGCAGCAGGTGCGCCAGGCCTTGAAAGCCCAGTTACCCGAGCTGCAACGGTTCTATCGCAACCTGGCCGGGGAAGCGCAGCTGGGCAAGGCCCAGCTGCTGCAGGCCAGGGGTTGA
- a CDS encoding DMT family transporter: protein MPVSQAHKADLLLLVVTLLAAISWMFSREAVLAMPPLLFMSLRFLLAASLLALVAHRQLRRLSRQQLLRCVRVGTVFGIAMSCWVMGLAMAEHVGEGAFLTSLGVVLVPVIGRLIFAEPVPGSTWLALPVAAAGLALLSLEQGLHLEAGQLFFVAAATIFALYFNLNTRAANTISTTDRSGKSIEHPRIPALALTTVVLAVVGVLTGILSALLEPWGEAAANATLELAIWVVLSATVGTALRFLVQTYAQSLSLHSHGVVIMVLEPMWTALMAAAWFGEQMTLMQLAGCALIFLSLLVNRWRAVRSLLKQSLSRVSPHP, encoded by the coding sequence GTGCCTGTTAGCCAAGCCCATAAAGCCGACCTGTTGCTTCTGGTGGTCACCCTGCTGGCCGCCATCAGCTGGATGTTCTCGCGAGAAGCGGTGCTGGCCATGCCACCGCTGCTGTTTATGTCGTTGCGCTTCCTGCTGGCAGCAAGCCTGCTAGCCCTGGTCGCCCATCGCCAATTGCGCCGCCTGAGCCGCCAGCAGCTGCTCCGCTGTGTCCGCGTGGGCACGGTTTTCGGCATCGCCATGAGCTGCTGGGTCATGGGGCTGGCCATGGCCGAGCACGTGGGCGAAGGCGCCTTCCTTACCAGTCTTGGCGTGGTGCTGGTGCCGGTGATTGGCCGGCTGATCTTTGCCGAACCGGTGCCCGGCAGTACCTGGCTGGCCCTGCCGGTGGCGGCTGCGGGTCTGGCCCTTTTGTCCCTGGAGCAGGGGCTGCACCTGGAAGCCGGGCAACTGTTCTTTGTGGCAGCGGCTACCATCTTCGCTCTCTATTTCAACCTCAACACCCGGGCCGCCAACACCATTTCCACCACAGACCGCAGCGGCAAATCCATTGAGCACCCACGCATTCCCGCCCTGGCGCTGACCACGGTGGTGCTGGCCGTGGTCGGTGTGCTCACGGGCATCCTGTCCGCCCTCCTGGAGCCCTGGGGCGAGGCAGCCGCAAATGCCACCTTAGAGCTGGCAATCTGGGTGGTACTCAGCGCCACCGTGGGCACCGCCCTGCGTTTTCTTGTGCAAACCTATGCGCAAAGTCTGTCGCTGCACAGCCACGGCGTTGTCATCATGGTGCTGGAACCCATGTGGACCGCCCTGATGGCGGCAGCCTGGTTCGGCGAGCAAATGACGCTGATGCAACTGGCCGGTTGCGCGCTGATTTTCCTGTCGCTGCTGGTCAATCGCTGGCGGGCGGTGAGAAGCCTGCTCAAGCAGTCGCTGTCACGGGTTTCCCCTCACCCTTAA